Proteins encoded by one window of Filimonas effusa:
- a CDS encoding HD domain-containing protein, which yields MPSIKRKIINDPVYGFITINHPLIFDIIAHPCYQRLRRINQMAMAQLVYPGAVHTRLHHSLGAYHLMGQAVTELRAKGTVITEEEEIAVKAAILLHDVGHGPFSHALEHQLVQNVHHEELSLGIMNMMNEDLGGRLTLAIQMFTNEYPKPFLHQLISGQLDMDRMDYLTRDSFFTGVSEGVIGYDRILKMLVVQDDELMVEEKGIYSVEKFLIARRQMYWQVYLHKTVLAGEKMLVKILERVRELYPVMAESLRTYGPLDDFLSNETAAQGVFSMEAFCRIDDNDVMFAVKKWSSHSDKVLRLLSTHLLNRKLLKCHIQAEMVPEELILRERKRVAVDLGITEAESGYFVFSGEATNTTYKLGNEHINIAFKDGKVRQISQVDNPLIHQTLSTPVKKFYFCTMAGTK from the coding sequence AAATTATCAATGACCCGGTTTACGGCTTTATAACGATCAATCATCCTTTAATATTTGATATTATCGCGCATCCGTGTTACCAGCGTTTACGGCGTATTAACCAGATGGCCATGGCGCAGCTGGTGTATCCGGGGGCGGTACATACGCGTTTGCATCATTCGCTGGGGGCCTATCACCTGATGGGGCAGGCGGTGACGGAGTTAAGGGCCAAGGGTACAGTGATAACGGAAGAAGAGGAAATAGCTGTAAAGGCTGCGATATTGCTGCATGATGTTGGGCACGGGCCTTTTTCGCATGCGCTGGAGCACCAGCTGGTACAGAATGTACATCATGAGGAGTTGAGCCTGGGGATCATGAACATGATGAATGAGGACCTTGGTGGCAGGTTAACACTTGCTATTCAGATGTTTACAAATGAGTATCCGAAACCATTCCTGCACCAGCTTATCAGCGGGCAGTTGGATATGGACCGGATGGACTACCTGACGCGGGATAGTTTTTTTACCGGTGTGAGTGAAGGGGTTATTGGTTATGACCGGATATTAAAGATGCTGGTGGTACAGGATGATGAACTGATGGTTGAGGAGAAGGGGATTTACAGTGTAGAGAAGTTTTTAATAGCGCGCAGGCAGATGTACTGGCAGGTGTACCTGCATAAAACGGTGCTGGCGGGCGAAAAAATGCTTGTTAAAATTCTGGAGCGGGTAAGGGAGCTATATCCTGTAATGGCAGAAAGTTTGCGTACCTATGGTCCGCTGGATGATTTTCTAAGCAACGAAACGGCAGCGCAAGGTGTCTTTTCCATGGAAGCGTTTTGCCGGATAGATGATAATGATGTGATGTTTGCGGTGAAGAAGTGGAGCAGTCATAGTGACAAGGTGCTTCGCCTGCTAAGTACCCACCTGTTAAACCGCAAATTGTTAAAATGTCATATACAGGCGGAGATGGTACCGGAGGAGCTAATACTGAGAGAAAGGAAGCGCGTTGCGGTGGATCTGGGCATCACGGAGGCGGAATCGGGGTATTTTGTGTTCTCCGGGGAGGCCACCAATACCACCTATAAACTAGGGAACGAGCATATTAACATAGCCTTTAAAGACGGGAAAGTGAGGCAAATTTCGCAGGTTGACAACCCGCTCATCCATCAAACACTTTCTACCCCTGTTAAAAAATTCTATTTTTGTACGATGGCGGGTACGAAGTAG
- the lpxD gene encoding UDP-3-O-(3-hydroxymyristoyl)glucosamine N-acyltransferase, which translates to MQFSAAQVAMLINGSVEGDGSVTVGSFGKIEEAQKGQLAFLANPKYEDYLYSTCASVVIVNNTLELRQPVQSTLIRVADAYTAFASLLHKYQEIMTQQLSGIQEPSYVALTASMGENVFLGAFAYVSENVKIGNNVKIFPGVFLGNNVQVGDNTIIHAGVKIYHDCKVGANVTIHAGTVIGSDGFGFAPQADGTYQKVPQIGNVVIEDYVEIGANTTIDRATIGSTMIRTGAKLDNLIQIAHNAEIGKNTVIAAQAGVSGSTKIGSHVQIGGQAGIVGHLQIADGSRINAQSGVTKSIKTKNTAVTGTPAFDYTSSLRSQAMTRNLPDMEKRIAELEKLVQQLIEERVNI; encoded by the coding sequence ATGCAATTTAGTGCTGCACAAGTTGCCATGTTAATCAATGGCAGTGTAGAAGGAGATGGGTCAGTAACCGTAGGGTCGTTCGGTAAGATCGAGGAGGCGCAGAAGGGGCAGCTTGCTTTTTTAGCGAATCCGAAATATGAGGATTACCTGTACAGCACTTGTGCATCGGTAGTGATCGTGAATAATACGCTGGAGCTGCGTCAGCCGGTACAGTCGACATTGATACGCGTAGCAGACGCTTATACGGCTTTTGCCAGCTTATTGCATAAGTACCAGGAGATCATGACGCAACAGTTAAGCGGCATACAGGAGCCGAGTTATGTAGCGTTGACAGCCAGTATGGGTGAAAATGTGTTCCTGGGTGCGTTTGCCTATGTGAGCGAGAACGTGAAGATTGGCAATAATGTCAAGATATTTCCTGGGGTATTCCTGGGTAATAACGTGCAGGTAGGGGATAATACCATCATACATGCGGGTGTTAAGATATATCACGACTGTAAAGTAGGAGCGAATGTTACGATACATGCCGGTACTGTTATTGGCAGTGACGGGTTTGGTTTTGCGCCCCAGGCCGACGGTACTTACCAGAAGGTACCGCAGATAGGTAATGTTGTGATAGAGGATTATGTAGAGATAGGCGCCAATACGACCATTGACAGGGCTACGATAGGTTCAACGATGATACGCACGGGCGCCAAGCTGGACAACCTGATTCAGATAGCGCATAATGCGGAGATAGGGAAAAACACTGTTATTGCGGCGCAGGCTGGTGTAAGCGGCAGTACCAAGATAGGCAGTCATGTACAGATAGGCGGCCAGGCTGGTATTGTAGGTCATTTACAGATAGCCGACGGCAGCCGGATCAACGCGCAGAGCGGTGTTACAAAGTCTATTAAAACGAAGAATACGGCGGTAACGGGTACGCCTGCGTTTGATTATACGAGTTCTTTGCGGAGCCAGGCCATGACGCGTAATTTACCTGACATGGAGAAAAGGATTGCCGAGCTGGAAAAGCTGGTACAGCAATTAATAGAGGAAAGGGTGAATATATAA
- a CDS encoding bifunctional UDP-3-O-[3-hydroxymyristoyl] N-acetylglucosamine deacetylase/3-hydroxyacyl-ACP dehydratase: protein MDVNFNPDKQHTLKAAVSISGTGLHTGVMVDMTLKPAHPGFGIQFQRIDLPNQPVIKADCDLVTDTSRGTTLQVGDARVSTVEHLLAALVGTGVDNVLIELNGPEIPIMDGSSQPFVALITETGILEQEAAKAWYSIDENIYHYDEEKRVEMVAMPALDYQITTLIDFNSPVLGTQYAQLKSMRSFVQDIAPCRTFSFLHELEMLLENNLIKGGDINNAIVIVDKPVKPEEMGRLAKAFNRDKIEVKNEGYLNNLELRFPNEPARHKLLDVVGDLALIGYPIKSRIIANRPGHSTNVAFAKKIKQYIKKNKHVKDVPVYDASIAPVYTLEHIEKTLPHRFPFLLVDKIIELSDKHIVGIKNVTFNEWFFQGHFPNNPVMPGVLQIEALAQTGGILCINAMPEGKYDTYFLKIDNCKFKQMVRPGDTMILKMELAAPIRRGICEMHGTVYVGGKVATEADLVAQVVKRAGS from the coding sequence ATGGACGTAAATTTTAACCCAGACAAACAACATACGCTGAAAGCAGCGGTAAGCATTAGCGGTACCGGTTTACATACCGGGGTTATGGTGGATATGACGCTAAAACCTGCACATCCGGGTTTTGGCATTCAGTTTCAACGTATTGACCTGCCTAACCAGCCTGTTATCAAGGCTGACTGCGATCTGGTAACCGATACCAGCCGTGGTACTACTTTACAGGTAGGTGATGCCCGTGTAAGTACTGTGGAACACCTGCTGGCTGCCCTGGTAGGCACTGGTGTTGACAACGTGCTGATTGAATTAAACGGTCCTGAAATCCCTATTATGGACGGCAGTTCGCAGCCTTTCGTAGCGTTAATTACAGAAACCGGCATACTGGAGCAGGAAGCAGCCAAAGCCTGGTACAGCATTGACGAGAACATTTACCACTACGATGAGGAAAAGCGTGTTGAGATGGTAGCTATGCCTGCCTTAGACTACCAGATCACTACTCTTATTGATTTCAACAGTCCTGTTCTGGGCACGCAATATGCGCAACTGAAAAGCATGCGGAGTTTTGTTCAGGATATAGCGCCCTGCCGTACTTTCAGTTTTTTACATGAGCTGGAAATGCTGCTGGAGAACAACCTGATCAAAGGTGGTGACATCAACAACGCTATCGTTATTGTTGACAAACCTGTAAAACCGGAAGAAATGGGCCGTTTGGCCAAAGCTTTCAACCGGGACAAGATAGAGGTTAAGAATGAAGGTTACCTCAACAACCTGGAATTGCGTTTCCCCAATGAACCTGCCCGTCATAAGCTGCTTGACGTTGTGGGTGACCTGGCGCTTATTGGTTATCCTATTAAATCGAGGATCATTGCCAACAGGCCCGGCCATAGCACGAACGTGGCTTTTGCGAAAAAGATCAAACAGTACATCAAAAAGAACAAACATGTGAAAGATGTACCTGTTTATGATGCTTCAATTGCTCCTGTATATACCCTGGAACATATTGAAAAGACATTACCTCACCGTTTTCCATTCCTGCTGGTTGACAAGATCATTGAGCTGAGCGATAAACATATTGTGGGTATCAAGAACGTTACTTTCAATGAATGGTTCTTCCAGGGGCATTTCCCCAATAACCCTGTCATGCCCGGTGTATTACAAATAGAGGCCCTGGCGCAAACCGGCGGTATTCTTTGTATCAACGCTATGCCTGAGGGTAAATATGATACTTACTTCCTGAAGATAGACAACTGTAAGTTCAAACAAATGGTAAGGCCGGGTGATACAATGATCCTGAAGATGGAGCTGGCTGCTCCTATCCGCCGTGGCATTTGTGAAATGCATGGTACGGTGTATGTTGGCGGCAAGGTTGCTACTGAAGCCGACCTGGTGGCACAGGTGGTGAAGAGAGCCGGGTCTTAG
- a CDS encoding S41 family peptidase encodes MRKSLPLLALLLSVITATAQTTPKWLRYPAISPDGKTIVFGYKGDLYRVDAGGGAAVPLTLHEAHDMMPVWSRDGKYIAFASDRYGNFDVFVMPATGGTPVRVTYNSAADYPYDFSVDNKYVIYGSGRPAPATSVRFSSPRLFQNLYQVPVTGGRSVLVSAAGMENAHYNSKGTQLVFQDRKGYEDPWRKHHTSSVTRDIWIMDVAGNTYRKISGFEGEDREPLFSADDQYIYYLSEKDGTQNIYKAPVTARIAEQQLTRFKENPVRHLSRSANNTLCFSQDGDIYTLDANGGSAKKVEIVIYNDGRSGVTKNVPVSGGITEFVLSPNGKEIAFITRGELFVTSVEGGQTKRITNTPQQERMVQWNPDGRSLVYAAERGNSWDIYQTSLTRKDEPYFYASTVLQEKLLIHTNGESFQPRYSPDGKEIAYIEDRNLLKVYTLESGKTRTLLPAGHNYSYSDGDWDFQWSPDSKWLLIEDQRGQAFINNTALVRADGSQPSIYPVSSGFGEGGAKWALNGKLMTWISDREGRKSVANQGSREVDVYGVFFDQNQYDRFKLSKDEYSLLQEKEKKEDTAKKGDKKEPLVLDLENLDNRQLRLTINSSSLSDYVLNSDASKLFYLSSFEKGYDLWVTEPRTRETKILAKLGSSGSGIEISKDGKSLFVSNNGGLVKVDAESGKVTPIAINGEMVLNAAEERNYIFEHAWRQSQKKFYDPKLHGVDWKLYHDTYAKFLPHISNNYDFQELLSELLGELNASHTGGRYSASQQGADVTASLGLLYDETYTGEGLKVAEVIAGGPLDKSGVKIAAGDIIEKIDGENVGAAIDWAMLLNRKAGKNTLLSLYRASTKARWEERVKPITIAEENGLLYTRWVRRMTEMTNKLSGGKVGYVHVQGMNDGSFREVMDKVLGRNMDKEALIVDTRFNGGGWLHDDLNTFLSGKVYLQFAPQSNLAKGGEPMRRWHKPSCVLMSEGNYSDAFIFPYIYKQNGIGKLIGMPVPGTGTAVWWETQIDPTLVFGIPMIATIGKENRPTENLQVEPDISVPLTYEAFLAGKDEQLETAVKEMLKTIK; translated from the coding sequence ATGAGAAAAAGTCTACCACTATTGGCGCTGCTGTTATCGGTAATAACAGCAACTGCGCAAACAACACCAAAATGGCTACGTTATCCGGCCATTTCCCCTGACGGGAAAACCATTGTATTTGGCTATAAAGGCGATCTGTATCGTGTTGATGCGGGTGGCGGAGCCGCTGTGCCGCTTACGCTTCATGAAGCGCATGATATGATGCCTGTATGGAGCCGTGACGGAAAGTATATTGCTTTTGCCAGCGACCGTTATGGCAATTTTGATGTATTTGTGATGCCTGCGACGGGCGGAACGCCGGTACGCGTTACTTATAACAGTGCCGCCGACTATCCTTATGATTTTAGTGTGGACAATAAATATGTAATATATGGCAGTGGCAGGCCTGCACCTGCAACCAGCGTTCGTTTCAGCAGTCCGCGTTTATTTCAAAACCTTTACCAGGTACCTGTAACCGGCGGGCGTTCTGTTCTTGTAAGCGCTGCCGGTATGGAAAATGCGCATTATAACAGCAAGGGCACGCAGCTGGTATTCCAGGACAGGAAGGGATATGAAGATCCCTGGCGTAAACACCATACCTCTTCTGTTACAAGGGATATATGGATAATGGATGTTGCAGGCAATACCTATCGCAAAATTTCTGGTTTTGAGGGTGAAGACCGTGAACCTTTGTTCAGCGCGGATGACCAATACATTTATTACCTCAGTGAAAAAGATGGTACTCAGAATATTTACAAGGCTCCTGTTACTGCACGTATAGCGGAGCAGCAGCTCACCCGTTTTAAAGAAAATCCTGTAAGGCATTTAAGCAGATCGGCCAACAACACGCTTTGTTTCAGCCAGGATGGAGATATTTATACACTTGATGCCAATGGCGGCAGTGCGAAGAAAGTTGAGATCGTGATATACAATGACGGTCGCAGCGGGGTAACGAAAAATGTACCTGTAAGCGGTGGCATTACGGAGTTTGTTTTAAGTCCGAATGGCAAGGAGATCGCTTTCATTACACGTGGGGAGCTGTTTGTAACCAGTGTTGAAGGCGGCCAGACCAAACGGATCACCAACACTCCCCAGCAGGAGCGTATGGTTCAATGGAATCCTGACGGACGCAGCCTGGTATATGCTGCTGAGCGCGGCAATAGCTGGGATATTTACCAGACTTCCCTGACGCGCAAGGATGAGCCTTATTTTTATGCCTCTACTGTATTACAGGAGAAGCTGCTGATACATACCAATGGAGAATCATTCCAACCACGTTATTCACCTGACGGCAAAGAGATCGCTTATATTGAAGACCGTAACCTGCTGAAGGTTTATACTCTTGAGAGCGGGAAGACAAGGACTTTGTTACCTGCAGGGCATAACTATTCGTACAGTGATGGCGACTGGGATTTCCAGTGGAGTCCTGACAGCAAATGGCTTCTTATAGAAGATCAGCGTGGCCAGGCGTTCATCAACAATACTGCGCTGGTGCGTGCCGATGGTTCGCAACCATCGATCTACCCTGTGAGCAGCGGCTTTGGTGAAGGCGGCGCCAAGTGGGCATTGAATGGCAAGCTAATGACCTGGATAAGTGACCGTGAAGGCCGTAAATCTGTTGCCAACCAAGGCAGCCGTGAAGTAGATGTTTATGGTGTGTTCTTTGATCAGAACCAGTATGACCGTTTTAAGCTCAGTAAAGACGAATATTCGCTGTTACAGGAGAAGGAGAAAAAAGAAGATACAGCGAAGAAGGGCGATAAGAAAGAGCCGCTGGTACTGGACCTGGAGAATCTTGACAACAGGCAACTCCGTCTGACGATCAACAGTTCATCGCTCAGTGATTATGTATTAAACAGCGATGCCAGCAAGTTATTCTATTTATCATCTTTTGAGAAGGGGTATGACCTGTGGGTAACAGAGCCAAGGACCCGTGAAACGAAGATACTGGCGAAGCTGGGCAGTTCGGGCAGTGGCATAGAGATCAGCAAAGACGGGAAGAGCCTGTTTGTAAGCAATAACGGTGGTCTTGTAAAAGTAGATGCGGAGAGTGGCAAGGTAACGCCTATAGCCATTAACGGGGAGATGGTATTGAATGCTGCCGAAGAGCGCAATTATATTTTTGAACATGCCTGGCGCCAGTCGCAGAAGAAGTTTTATGATCCCAAGTTACACGGTGTAGACTGGAAGCTTTATCATGATACGTATGCCAAGTTCCTGCCTCATATCAGCAATAACTACGATTTCCAGGAGCTGCTGAGTGAATTACTCGGCGAGCTGAATGCTTCACATACCGGCGGGCGTTACAGCGCTTCGCAGCAAGGCGCTGATGTAACTGCGTCACTGGGTTTATTATATGATGAGACCTATACCGGTGAGGGGTTAAAAGTTGCCGAAGTAATTGCGGGTGGTCCTTTGGATAAGTCGGGCGTTAAAATAGCGGCCGGCGACATCATTGAAAAGATAGATGGAGAAAATGTTGGTGCCGCTATTGACTGGGCGATGTTACTGAACCGGAAGGCTGGAAAGAATACATTGTTATCGCTTTACCGTGCTTCTACGAAAGCGCGTTGGGAAGAAAGGGTAAAACCCATCACCATTGCCGAAGAAAATGGTTTATTATACACCCGCTGGGTGCGTCGTATGACAGAGATGACGAATAAGTTAAGTGGCGGTAAGGTTGGTTATGTGCATGTGCAGGGTATGAATGACGGCAGTTTCCGTGAGGTTATGGACAAGGTGCTTGGCCGCAACATGGATAAGGAGGCATTGATAGTAGACACCCGTTTCAACGGAGGCGGCTGGCTGCATGATGATTTGAACACATTTTTAAGCGGAAAGGTGTACCTGCAATTTGCACCACAGAGCAATTTAGCAAAGGGTGGTGAGCCCATGCGCCGCTGGCATAAGCCAAGCTGTGTACTTATGAGTGAGGGCAATTACAGCGATGCTTTTATCTTTCCTTATATCTATAAGCAAAATGGCATTGGAAAGCTGATAGGCATGCCTGTTCCGGGTACAGGAACTGCGGTATGGTGGGAGACGCAGATAGATCCCACGCTTGTATTTGGGATACCTATGATCGCCACCATTGGCAAGGAAAACAGGCCTACGGAGAACCTCCAGGTAGAGCCGGATATAAGCGTACCGCTGACTTACGAAGCTTTTCTTGCAGGCAAGGACGAGCAACTGGAAACGGCGGTAAAGGAGATGTTGAAAACAATAAAGTAG
- a CDS encoding LLM class flavin-dependent oxidoreductase translates to MELGISSFGEVQPDGTAGNARNAQQRMQELLEEIKLADEVGLDVYALGEHHRPDFIISAPEVILGAAAAVTKRIKLSTAVTVLSSADPVRVFQQFATIDLLSGGRAEIMAGRGSFIESFPLFGYDLKDYDALFTEKLGMLMALNEKEVISWRGQFRPPVHNQGVYPRPYQASLPIWLGAGGTPASAARAGKLNLPLTIALLGGTPEQFVPFVELYRKSARDAGHDIDKLQLAICPQFYVAEASQQAADEFYPSYEVLMNRVGKERGWSPLSRPQFEYLRESGPLVVGDVQQTVEKILYMHELFGNTRFLAQFVTGYIPHKQVLKCIELFGTQVAPAVRKALNERKSFNV, encoded by the coding sequence ATGGAATTGGGAATCAGCTCATTTGGGGAAGTTCAGCCCGATGGCACCGCCGGGAATGCGCGAAATGCGCAACAGCGGATGCAGGAGTTACTGGAAGAGATAAAGCTGGCGGATGAGGTTGGGCTGGATGTGTATGCGTTGGGCGAGCATCACAGGCCTGATTTCATTATTTCGGCACCGGAGGTGATACTGGGTGCGGCAGCGGCGGTGACAAAACGGATCAAGTTATCGACTGCGGTTACGGTATTAAGTTCCGCCGATCCGGTACGTGTATTTCAGCAGTTTGCCACTATTGACCTGTTGTCGGGCGGCAGGGCTGAAATTATGGCAGGGCGGGGTTCCTTTATAGAGTCGTTTCCGCTGTTCGGCTACGATTTAAAGGATTATGATGCGCTGTTCACTGAGAAGCTGGGGATGCTGATGGCATTAAACGAGAAAGAGGTTATCAGCTGGCGGGGGCAGTTCCGTCCTCCTGTTCATAACCAGGGTGTATATCCAAGGCCCTACCAGGCTTCGCTTCCCATATGGCTGGGAGCAGGCGGCACACCTGCTTCGGCGGCGCGGGCCGGCAAACTGAATTTACCGCTTACCATTGCCCTACTGGGAGGCACTCCGGAGCAATTTGTACCGTTTGTAGAACTCTATCGCAAGTCGGCACGCGATGCCGGTCATGATATAGATAAGCTGCAGCTGGCGATCTGTCCGCAGTTTTACGTGGCGGAAGCATCGCAGCAGGCTGCTGATGAATTTTATCCCTCATACGAGGTTCTGATGAACCGGGTGGGTAAGGAACGGGGCTGGTCGCCTTTAAGCCGGCCGCAGTTTGAATACCTGCGTGAAAGTGGTCCATTGGTAGTAGGTGATGTGCAGCAAACGGTAGAGAAGATACTTTATATGCATGAGTTGTTTGGCAATACACGATTCCTGGCTCAGTTTGTAACAGGCTATATACCTCATAAGCAGGTATTAAAGTGCATTGAACTATTTGGGACACAGGTTGCGCCTGCAGTTCGCAAGGCGTTAAATGAGAGGAAAAGTTTTAATGTTTAA
- a CDS encoding polyhydroxyalkanoic acid system family protein produces the protein MSNLSLNIPHNLTQEEALTRIKKLITDLKEEQKGNFSDVKEDWQGNKGAFTINAKGFELSGTITANSNDVAIEADLPFAVTFFKSTIASMITERAKKLLA, from the coding sequence ATGTCAAATCTATCGTTGAATATTCCTCATAACCTTACGCAGGAAGAGGCGCTTACGCGTATCAAGAAGTTAATTACAGATCTGAAAGAAGAGCAGAAAGGGAATTTTTCGGATGTAAAGGAAGACTGGCAGGGTAACAAGGGGGCATTTACTATCAACGCCAAAGGCTTTGAACTCTCCGGCACCATCACTGCCAACAGCAACGATGTGGCCATAGAAGCCGACCTCCCCTTCGCCGTTACTTTTTTCAAAAGCACCATCGCTTCCATGATCACGGAACGCGCTAAAAAATTGCTGGCGTAA
- a CDS encoding glycoside hydrolase family 11 protein: MKKRNSLTKASRMVALRTAAIVVIAAATILTGCKKETAPQSEALELQHLSNEVQYYQSGTNNGFFWSLWKSDGATGTVNYSNGSDGNYSVSWNGFNGNFTCGKGYSVGSSSYKIGYNLGVYSNSGGGTFGWYGWSRNPYYEYYVNETWGAVSPHTGTYLGTFESDGAGYNVWTRWVTGKNIDGGDGFRQIYSSRVNKVTTGQNRVITFANHYNKWSSFGYTLGQLNIPAIMVSETWGTNTNGNINCTIWAQ, translated from the coding sequence ATGAAAAAACGAAACTCACTAACGAAAGCATCCAGGATGGTTGCTTTGCGCACTGCTGCAATTGTTGTAATTGCAGCCGCCACCATTTTAACAGGCTGTAAAAAAGAAACAGCGCCCCAATCAGAGGCATTGGAGCTTCAACACCTTTCCAATGAAGTTCAATACTACCAATCGGGCACTAATAACGGCTTTTTTTGGTCACTTTGGAAAAGTGATGGAGCCACAGGTACTGTGAATTACTCAAATGGATCTGACGGAAATTACAGCGTGAGCTGGAACGGGTTCAACGGCAATTTTACGTGCGGCAAAGGCTATTCCGTAGGTTCCTCCTCCTATAAAATAGGATATAATCTCGGCGTTTATTCCAACTCCGGCGGTGGTACTTTTGGCTGGTACGGATGGAGCAGAAACCCTTATTATGAGTATTATGTGAATGAAACATGGGGTGCAGTATCACCTCATACCGGCACTTATTTAGGTACATTTGAAAGCGATGGGGCAGGATATAACGTATGGACCCGTTGGGTAACAGGTAAAAATATAGATGGTGGCGATGGCTTCAGACAGATTTACAGTTCCAGGGTCAACAAAGTGACTACCGGACAAAATCGCGTCATTACTTTTGCCAACCACTACAACAAATGGAGCAGTTTCGGATATACGCTCGGTCAGTTGAATATTCCGGCTATTATGGTGTCAGAAACCTGGGGCACCAATACGAATGGCAATATTAACTGTACTATTTGGGCGCAATAA
- a CDS encoding zinc metallopeptidase: MGLIGYYIIAGVMFIIGMIVSNRLKSKFTEYSKLGLANGLSGKEIAEKMLRDNGIYDVQVISTPGFLSDHYNPQNKTVNLSPDVYEGRSISAAAVAAHECGHAVQHATAYSMLKFRSAIVPLVNISSQLSQWVILAGLGLLAGRENPTILLVGIILFSITTIFTIITLPVEYDASNRALKWLESTHTTTHAEHDKAADALKWAARTYVVAAISSIATLLYYILLFMNSRDRD; the protein is encoded by the coding sequence ATGGGTTTAATAGGATATTACATTATTGCAGGCGTCATGTTTATCATAGGCATGATTGTTAGCAATAGGTTAAAAAGCAAGTTTACAGAGTATAGCAAGCTGGGCCTCGCCAACGGACTTAGCGGAAAAGAGATCGCTGAAAAAATGCTGCGCGATAACGGCATTTACGATGTTCAGGTGATCTCTACGCCCGGCTTTTTGAGCGATCACTACAATCCACAGAACAAGACGGTGAATCTTAGCCCTGATGTGTATGAAGGCAGGAGTATTTCTGCAGCGGCAGTTGCAGCCCACGAATGCGGACATGCCGTACAGCACGCTACTGCATATAGTATGTTGAAATTCAGGAGTGCAATAGTGCCCCTGGTAAATATCAGCAGCCAGCTATCGCAGTGGGTGATCCTGGCGGGCCTGGGTTTGCTGGCAGGTCGCGAAAACCCAACCATCCTGCTGGTAGGCATCATCCTGTTTTCCATCACTACCATTTTCACTATCATTACATTGCCGGTAGAATATGATGCGAGTAACCGTGCGCTGAAATGGCTTGAATCTACCCATACGACTACGCATGCTGAACATGATAAGGCGGCTGATGCGTTGAAATGGGCTGCCCGTACCTATGTTGTAGCAGCGATAAGTTCTATAGCAACTTTATTGTATTATATTCTTTTGTTTATGAATTCGCGGGATAGGGATTAG
- a CDS encoding DinB family protein translates to MQQQQAPEVWMRGPIPGITGLLQPAAHAVLQVKAELAQLIEDYDNTRLWEQTGGVASAGFHLQHMTGVLDRLGTYAQGNLLSEQQMLELQQEGKAPFPSCTAQQLADRFYRQTDLFLELLKNTPETELLSPRGIGRKQLPSNVLGILFHAAEHSQRHLGQLLVTIRLQRLL, encoded by the coding sequence ATGCAACAACAGCAAGCTCCTGAAGTGTGGATGCGCGGTCCGATACCTGGCATAACGGGCCTGTTACAACCTGCAGCCCATGCTGTTTTACAGGTAAAAGCAGAACTGGCGCAACTAATTGAAGATTATGACAATACCAGGTTATGGGAGCAAACCGGCGGTGTTGCTTCGGCAGGTTTTCATTTACAACATATGACCGGTGTGCTGGACAGATTAGGCACTTATGCGCAGGGGAACCTGCTTTCGGAGCAGCAAATGTTAGAACTGCAACAGGAAGGCAAAGCTCCTTTCCCGTCCTGCACAGCGCAGCAGCTTGCCGACCGGTTTTACCGTCAAACTGACCTGTTCCTGGAATTGTTAAAAAATACTCCTGAAACGGAGCTTTTGTCTCCCAGAGGCATAGGCCGGAAGCAGTTGCCTTCGAATGTACTGGGAATTCTTTTTCATGCAGCAGAGCATTCGCAACGGCACCTGGGGCAGTTGCTTGTAACTATAAGGCTGCAACGTTTATTATAG